One part of the Desulfuromonadales bacterium genome encodes these proteins:
- a CDS encoding tripartite tricarboxylate transporter permease gives MGTFGHLLQGFSVALLPVNLALALAGGFIGTMMGALPGLGPINGVVILLPIAYAAGLPADSTLILLMAVYMGAEFGGRVSSILLNVPGDAGAVITTLDGHPLAKKGLAGPALALSGISSFIGGMLSIVGLTFFGPLLAKLAISFGPAEYFVLMVFAFATLTSMMGSSPAKSLIGTCLGLMLAVVGVDSTTGVLRYTFGEPELYDGVEFLTVVVGLFAISEVLLLLEHSHAGGVKITKVGRVMVSWKELMLCKWTILRSTVIGFIVGVLPGTGASVASAISYSTEKRLVDREGTFGKGDFRGLAAPEAANNASVGGAMVPMLTLGIPGSGTTAVLLGALMLFNINPGPLLFEQQPALVWGVIASMYIATAALLVMNLPMVKIFTKVLQLPDWILIPGIVVLSVLGVFSVNGSTFSLLVMIGLGVFAYILRTLNYPMAPVVLGFVLGELMEDSLRRALSISGGEIGILFASPIVKILWVLSLLVVFAPLFLNKLVAGQIPAPADVPADAAVVAAGEAE, from the coding sequence ATGGGCACTTTTGGACATCTGTTGCAAGGCTTCAGCGTCGCGCTCCTTCCGGTCAACCTTGCCCTGGCTTTGGCCGGGGGCTTCATCGGCACCATGATGGGGGCTCTCCCCGGTCTCGGCCCCATCAACGGCGTCGTCATCCTGCTGCCGATCGCCTACGCCGCCGGGCTGCCGGCCGACTCCACCCTGATTCTGCTGATGGCGGTCTACATGGGTGCGGAATTCGGGGGGCGTGTCTCTTCGATTCTCCTTAACGTCCCCGGCGACGCCGGCGCGGTCATCACCACCCTCGACGGCCATCCGCTGGCCAAGAAGGGGCTGGCCGGCCCGGCCCTGGCCCTCTCGGGGATCAGTTCCTTCATCGGCGGGATGCTCTCCATCGTCGGCCTGACCTTCTTCGGCCCGCTGCTGGCCAAGCTCGCCATCAGCTTCGGGCCGGCCGAATACTTCGTCCTGATGGTCTTCGCCTTCGCCACCCTCACCTCGATGATGGGGAGCAGCCCGGCCAAGAGCCTGATCGGCACCTGCCTCGGGTTGATGCTGGCGGTCGTCGGCGTCGACTCGACCACCGGCGTGCTGCGCTATACCTTCGGCGAGCCGGAACTGTACGACGGGGTCGAGTTCCTGACCGTGGTCGTCGGCCTCTTCGCCATCAGCGAGGTCCTGCTCCTTCTGGAGCACTCGCACGCCGGCGGGGTGAAGATCACCAAGGTCGGGCGGGTCATGGTCAGCTGGAAGGAGCTCATGCTCTGCAAGTGGACGATCCTGCGCTCCACCGTCATCGGTTTCATCGTCGGGGTCCTTCCTGGCACCGGCGCCTCGGTGGCGAGCGCCATCTCCTACTCGACGGAAAAGCGCCTGGTCGACCGGGAAGGGACCTTCGGCAAGGGTGATTTCCGCGGCCTGGCGGCGCCGGAGGCGGCCAACAACGCCTCGGTCGGCGGCGCCATGGTGCCGATGCTGACCCTCGGCATCCCCGGCAGCGGCACCACCGCCGTCCTCCTCGGGGCACTGATGCTCTTCAACATCAACCCCGGCCCGCTCCTCTTCGAGCAGCAGCCGGCGCTGGTCTGGGGGGTCATCGCTTCCATGTACATCGCCACGGCGGCGTTGCTGGTGATGAACCTGCCGATGGTCAAGATCTTCACCAAGGTCCTCCAGCTTCCCGACTGGATCCTCATCCCCGGCATCGTCGTGCTCTCGGTCCTCGGCGTCTTCTCCGTCAACGGCAGCACCTTCTCACTGCTGGTGATGATCGGCCTCGGCGTCTTCGCCTATATCCTGCGCACCCTGAACTATCCGATGGCACCGGTGGTCCTCGGCTTTGTCCTCGGGGAGCTGATGGAAGACAGCCTGCGCCGGGCGCTCTCCATCAGCGGCGGCGAAATCGGCATCCTCTTTGCGAGCCCCATCGTCAAAATCCTCTGGGTCCTGTCCCTGCTGGTCGTCTTCGCCCCGCTGTTCCTCAACAAGCTGGTCGCCGGTCAGATTCCCGCCCCGGCGGACGTTCCCGCAGATGCGGCGGTTGTCGCCGCCGGCGAGGCGGAGTGA
- a CDS encoding sensor histidine kinase has protein sequence MEEKHRAFWSRLQPRGLQAKMVLLVAGLLAILVALIGYVFSGMLARTLEQDIGEKAMAVARSVASMPEISDLVAAGDPDGRIQVLAEDIRKKTGAGFVVVADRERRRFSHPNPALIGQISASTDSPPVLNEGKSLISTRLGSIGVSIRGKTPVIGKDGDVIGYVSVGYLYSEVQRITQEARRKILPWVFLVILIGVTGAIFLARGFKKAIFGLEPDEIGALFQERNAILESIREGVIALDGRGRVSLFNQAALHNLGMPAATPVAGRDIREVFAETPMQEAFAAGKPQFDRELDVAGQEMIFNIVPISGQGKNTGLVASFRRKDEIDRMARELSRVQEYSEMLRSQTHEYSNKLNLIAGFIQLGATREALELITRESSDYQDLMNFLNEAVPDPVLSAIILGKFCRAQELKIRFRVDPQSHMADVPGWLNREKIVTILGNLLDNAFDAVQQKEEADREVRLSMTDLGRDLVFEVEDAGKGIDPDTAPRIFERGFSTKNLPGRGVGLSLVKDTLADLGGEILLGSSELGGALFTVILPKRSRS, from the coding sequence ATGGAAGAAAAGCACCGGGCCTTCTGGTCACGGCTGCAGCCTCGCGGCCTGCAGGCGAAAATGGTCCTTCTCGTCGCGGGTCTGCTGGCCATCCTCGTGGCGTTGATCGGCTACGTCTTCTCGGGCATGCTCGCCCGGACGCTTGAGCAGGACATCGGCGAAAAGGCGATGGCGGTCGCCAGGTCCGTAGCCTCCATGCCGGAGATCAGCGATCTGGTTGCAGCCGGGGATCCCGACGGCCGGATCCAGGTGTTGGCGGAGGACATCCGGAAAAAGACCGGCGCCGGATTTGTTGTCGTCGCCGACCGGGAAAGGCGCCGCTTCTCCCATCCCAATCCCGCCCTGATCGGCCAGATCAGCGCGTCGACCGACAGCCCGCCGGTGCTGAATGAGGGGAAATCCCTGATCTCGACCCGACTTGGCTCCATAGGCGTATCCATCCGGGGGAAGACGCCGGTAATCGGCAAAGACGGCGACGTCATCGGCTATGTGTCCGTCGGCTATCTGTACAGCGAGGTGCAGCGGATCACGCAGGAGGCCCGGCGCAAGATTCTTCCCTGGGTGTTTCTGGTGATTCTGATCGGGGTCACCGGCGCCATTTTTCTTGCCCGGGGGTTCAAAAAAGCGATCTTCGGCCTGGAACCGGACGAGATTGGCGCCCTGTTCCAGGAACGCAACGCCATCCTCGAGTCGATCCGGGAAGGAGTCATCGCGCTGGACGGCCGCGGACGGGTGTCGTTGTTCAACCAGGCCGCACTCCATAACCTCGGCATGCCGGCCGCGACGCCGGTCGCCGGCAGGGATATCCGGGAGGTCTTTGCCGAGACGCCGATGCAGGAGGCGTTCGCGGCCGGAAAGCCCCAGTTCGACCGGGAACTCGATGTCGCCGGCCAGGAGATGATTTTCAACATCGTCCCCATCTCCGGCCAGGGGAAGAATACCGGCCTGGTGGCCAGCTTCCGGCGCAAGGACGAAATCGACCGGATGGCCCGGGAACTTTCCCGGGTGCAGGAATATTCCGAGATGCTGCGCTCCCAGACCCACGAGTATTCCAACAAGCTCAACCTCATTGCCGGCTTTATCCAGTTGGGGGCCACCAGGGAGGCCCTGGAGCTGATCACCCGGGAGTCGTCCGACTACCAGGATCTGATGAACTTTCTCAATGAGGCCGTCCCCGACCCGGTGCTCTCGGCCATCATCCTGGGCAAGTTTTGCCGGGCCCAGGAGCTGAAAATCCGTTTCCGGGTCGATCCGCAGAGCCACATGGCCGACGTCCCGGGCTGGCTGAACCGGGAAAAAATCGTCACCATCCTGGGCAATCTGCTCGACAACGCCTTCGATGCCGTACAGCAGAAGGAAGAAGCTGACCGGGAGGTGCGGCTGTCGATGACCGATCTCGGCCGCGACCTGGTGTTCGAGGTGGAGGATGCGGGAAAGGGGATCGATCCCGATACCGCGCCGAGGATTTTCGAGCGGGGCTTTTCCACGAAAAACCTACCCGGGCGGGGCGTCGGACTTTCTCTGGTCAAGGACACCCTCGCCGACCTGGGAGGCGAGATTCTGCTGGGGAGCAGCGAGTTGGGGGGTGCCCTGTTCACGGTTATTCTACCCAAGAGGAGCCGGAGTTGA
- a CDS encoding response regulator: MEPISVLVVEDDPGSSEIHRRFTEKVEGFKVIGIANDLANAEELVDILKPQLILLDLHFPEGSGMDLLWKIRSRHQETDFILITAAREIARLKEAMRGGAFDYIIKPVVFARFKESLGKYRDHLSQLAVAASLEQRDVDRLLHVAPAPATREAGLPKGIDPLTLEKVRRIFAGPGGKGVCAEELGALVGISRPTARRYLEHLVATGFLHADLVYGTVGRPERRYFRS; encoded by the coding sequence GTGGAGCCGATCAGCGTCCTGGTGGTCGAAGACGATCCGGGGAGTTCGGAAATTCACCGGCGTTTCACCGAGAAGGTGGAGGGTTTCAAGGTCATCGGCATCGCCAACGACCTGGCGAACGCCGAGGAGCTGGTGGATATCCTCAAGCCGCAGCTCATACTGCTCGACCTGCATTTTCCCGAGGGAAGCGGCATGGATCTGCTCTGGAAGATCCGGTCCCGGCATCAGGAGACTGACTTCATCCTGATCACCGCCGCCAGAGAGATTGCGCGTTTGAAGGAGGCCATGCGCGGCGGGGCTTTCGACTACATCATCAAACCGGTGGTTTTCGCCCGGTTCAAAGAGTCGCTGGGGAAATATCGCGACCATCTCAGCCAGCTCGCTGTCGCCGCCAGCCTCGAACAGCGCGACGTGGATCGCCTGCTGCATGTGGCGCCGGCGCCGGCGACCAGAGAGGCGGGACTCCCCAAGGGGATCGATCCGCTGACCCTGGAGAAGGTCCGCCGGATCTTTGCCGGCCCGGGGGGAAAGGGCGTCTGCGCCGAGGAACTGGGAGCCCTGGTGGGGATCAGTCGGCCGACGGCCCGGCGCTACCTGGAGCATCTGGTGGCCACCGGTTTTCTCCACGCCGACCTGGTCTACGGCACGGTGGGACGCCCCGAGCGCCGCTATTTTCGCTCATGA
- a CDS encoding AbrB family transcriptional regulator: protein MERMLFIVIFGAVGGVVAKKVGIPGGAVVGSMLGAGLTAIVLPGRFVLPDAAATAIQIVLGISLGMTFDRSFLTLCGQVLPMAILSTVVLLSVAVLMAYLAQRLGMIDFATALFGFSPGGMSGMSLLAQTEGYNTAVVAFLHVVRIFTLFLLVPVLGRFFLVWAKGS from the coding sequence ATGGAACGAATGCTGTTCATCGTGATTTTCGGCGCCGTCGGCGGGGTGGTGGCGAAAAAGGTGGGGATTCCCGGCGGGGCGGTGGTCGGCTCGATGCTCGGAGCGGGGCTGACCGCCATCGTTCTGCCGGGCAGGTTCGTCCTTCCGGATGCTGCGGCGACGGCGATTCAGATCGTGCTGGGTATTTCGCTGGGCATGACCTTCGACCGCTCTTTCCTCACCCTCTGCGGTCAGGTGCTGCCGATGGCCATCCTGAGCACCGTTGTCCTGCTCAGCGTCGCCGTCCTCATGGCCTATCTCGCCCAGCGGCTCGGAATGATCGATTTTGCGACGGCGCTCTTCGGGTTTTCGCCGGGGGGGATGTCGGGAATGAGTCTGCTGGCCCAGACGGAAGGGTACAACACCGCCGTCGTGGCGTTTCTGCACGTGGTGAGAATCTTTACCCTCTTTCTGCTGGTGCCGGTACTGGGCCGGTTCTTCCTGGTCTGGGCGAAGGGATCATGA